Proteins from one Triticum aestivum cultivar Chinese Spring chromosome 7A, IWGSC CS RefSeq v2.1, whole genome shotgun sequence genomic window:
- the LOC123154718 gene encoding germin-like protein 8-11 gives MASSSSFLLVALIALASWQAMASDPSPLQDFCVADNSSHVLVNGFVCKDPKEVTAEDFFLAAKLDMPRDTKMSKVGSIVTLLNVMRIPGLNTLGISLARIDYAPLGENPPHTHPRASEILTMLEGTLYVGFVTSNPENKLIWKVLNKGDVYVFPQGLIHFQFNPNPYKPAVAIAGLSSQNPGAITIANAVFGSKPPISDDVLAKAFQVEKKTVDWLQAQFWADNHN, from the exons ATGGCCTCCTCTTCCAGCTTCCTTCTGGTTGCTCTTATCGCGTTGGCCTCATGGCAGGCCATGGCTTCTGATCCAAGCCCTCTCCAGGACTTCTGTGTGGCTGACAATAGCTCACATG TGCTTGTTAATGGGTTTGTCTGCAAAGACCCAAAGGAGGTGACTGCGGAGGACTTCTTCTTAGCGGCCAAACTTGACATGCCTAGGGACACAAAGATGAGCAAGGTGGGATCCATTGTCACACTGCTCAATGTCATGAGGATCCCCGGTCTCAACACACTAGGTATCTCCTTAGCACGCATTGACTATGCACCTTTGGGGGAGAACCCACCACACACTCATCCTCGTGCCAGTGAGATCCTCACCATGCTTGAAGGGACACTCTATGTTGGCTTTGTCACATCTAACCCAGAGAACAAGCTCATTTGGAAGGTCCTCAACAAGGGTGATGTGTATGTTTTCCCACAAGGACTCATCCACTTCCAGTTCAACCCCAACCCCTACAAGCCTGCAGTTGCAATTGCCGGACTTAGCAGCCAAAACCCTGGGGCCATAACCATTGCAAACGCTGTGTTTGGTTCGAAGCCACCAATCTCGGACGATGTTTTGGCCAAGGCCTTTCAGGTGGAGAAGAAGACTGTGGACTGGCTCCAGGCTCAATTCTGGGCTGACAACCACAATTAA